AGCCTCGATCGTCTCGCCTGGCAGCTTGCCGCTCTTGCGGATCGGCACGAAGCCGACCCCGAGCGCTACAGCAAGCGGAGCGCCGATGACGAAGCCGCGCGCTTCAGGCCCTGCGATGCAATCAATCTGCTGACCCTCCAGCCGCTTCACGAGCTCCTCAATGACGGCCTTGTACGCCGCGCCGTCGTTCAGAAGCGTTGTAATGTCTTTGAAGCTGATGCCGGGCTGAGGGAAGTCCGCAATTTCGCGGATATACGATTTGTAGTTCATACGATTTCCTCCAATATAGGTTCACTAGTCATAAGGTGGTCAGTCAATAATTCAAGCAGCTCCCTGGAGGAGGAGTACAGTAGCTGCTGCTCCGCCTCCGGACGCTTCAATCTGGCTTGATATAAGGTAGACGATGTCAGCTCTCTCTTCTGGGCTGCAGCCACGAGGCGGAAGCCGCCCTCGATACGCTCGGCTAATCCGAGCTCAGTGAATACGTCGAGCATGAACCGTACGAGACCGACAGATACTCCTGCGCGCTTCGCAATCGCTTGCTCGTAAGCGAGCACCGAGCCGACTTGATGTCCATTCTTATCGAGCAGGGACGCCGCGCCGTACACCGCCTTGAACATGTCGCGATCCGGTACGGTCGACGCCTGCCGATCTATCTCGGAGCTGCCGAACAGCGCGAAGTACCTGTGCACGGACAGTGCCGATGTCGTGACTGACTGCAGCTGCTTCATCGTATCGGGAACGGTGTACAGCACGATGTCGCTCGCCTCAGAGATCGATATGAGCTCAGCAGCCAAGCCATGAGGCGCTGCTGTGCCGAATACATCGACCGTCCACACCGCCGCCTCAGCATCGAGCTGACGCAGGGCGTCCGGCACATAGGAGCCGAACACGATGACGACCGGAGGCTTCCGAGCAGGACGCTCGCCCCCCGGCAGACGCTTCAGCCGGTCCAGCACCTCGGCAAGCTTGCGCTCCGGCTGAGCGGTGCCTCGCCAGTCGAACAGCTGTACGCCTGGTACACATAGATCCTGCACCATAATTTGAGGCCGACACGTGCCATTCCATTCGTTCAAGGATAGCTCGCCGATCACGTTCATCCGAGCGGACGGCGAGATCCACTCGCCTAGCGCGCCCTTCCCGAACGCGATCGCTTCCACCCCGGCCGCCGCCTCCAGCGAGCTCTTCAGCGTCAGCTTCAAGTGCTGATGCTCCTTGCCGAGCGTCCGCTGCTCGCTCACATGCAGCTCAGTGAACGTGAAGCGCGGAGCCGGGTTGCCCATGCCGAACGGGCCGAGCTGCTCCAGCTGCCGAATGCTGTCAATATGAATGTCCTCGAACCGGCACTCCAGATCTGACTGCATCACCGGTATATAGTCTTCCGGCTGCAGCCACTCCTGCGCGAG
Above is a genomic segment from Paenibacillus sp. YYML68 containing:
- a CDS encoding adenine phosphoribosyltransferase, with the translated sequence MNYKSYIREIADFPQPGISFKDITTLLNDGAAYKAVIEELVKRLEGQQIDCIAGPEARGFVIGAPLAVALGVGFVPIRKSGKLPGETIEADYALEYGKDKLAMHSDAISPGQKVLIADDLLATGGTIAASMNLVKQLGGEVVGAAFLIELLELNGREKLDGVEVISLVQYE